The following coding sequences lie in one Changpingibacter yushuensis genomic window:
- the tgt gene encoding tRNA guanosine(34) transglycosylase Tgt, whose protein sequence is METSPAPAETTTGFTLKTQLESGAHGERTGKPLGRTGVIHTPHGDIQTPAFVPVGTKATVKAVLPELVKDAGAQAVLANAYHLYLQPGSDIVDDAGGLGTFMNWDGPTYTDSGGFQVLSLGSGFKKVLSEEFSGSGRADTEVAPSKERLANVDDDGVWFRSHLNGDVHRFTPEISMRIQHELGADIIFAFDELTTLLNSRGYQEEALERTRLWAQRCLKAHQSLSEQRNKPYQQLFGVIQGAQYEDLRRKAAQDLGSMEIDGQRFDGFGIGGALEKENLGTIVGWVAEELPEDRGRHLLGISEPDDFFAAVEAGADTFDCVNPSRVARNAAIYSPDGRFNVTRAQFKRDFGPLVPDCQCYTCTHYSRAYLHHAFKAKEMISSTLATIHNEYFTIHLVDRIREAMENGTYVAFKEETLGRFYAGNWGRKA, encoded by the coding sequence ATGGAAACCTCGCCCGCTCCCGCAGAAACTACCACGGGTTTCACTCTCAAGACGCAGCTTGAGTCCGGTGCCCATGGTGAACGAACTGGAAAGCCGCTTGGGCGCACCGGCGTGATCCACACCCCGCACGGAGACATCCAAACACCTGCATTTGTGCCGGTGGGAACCAAAGCAACTGTCAAGGCGGTTCTTCCCGAACTCGTGAAGGATGCTGGCGCACAAGCAGTGCTTGCGAACGCGTACCACCTTTACCTTCAGCCGGGTTCGGACATCGTGGATGATGCTGGCGGATTGGGAACTTTCATGAACTGGGATGGCCCCACCTACACGGATTCTGGCGGTTTCCAAGTTCTTTCGCTTGGTTCTGGCTTCAAGAAGGTGCTTTCCGAGGAGTTCTCCGGTTCCGGTAGAGCAGACACCGAGGTGGCTCCGTCCAAGGAGAGGCTCGCTAATGTCGACGACGACGGCGTGTGGTTCCGTTCGCACCTCAACGGTGACGTCCACCGGTTCACTCCAGAGATCTCGATGCGCATTCAGCATGAGTTGGGTGCGGACATCATTTTCGCTTTTGACGAGCTGACCACTCTGCTCAACTCGCGCGGGTATCAAGAGGAAGCGCTCGAACGCACCCGGTTGTGGGCGCAGCGGTGTTTGAAGGCTCATCAGAGTCTGAGCGAGCAGCGTAACAAGCCCTATCAGCAACTCTTTGGAGTTATTCAGGGTGCCCAATACGAGGATCTGCGCCGCAAAGCTGCTCAGGATTTGGGGAGCATGGAGATTGACGGTCAGCGGTTTGACGGCTTTGGTATTGGTGGCGCGCTGGAGAAGGAGAACCTTGGCACGATCGTGGGATGGGTGGCCGAGGAGCTGCCTGAAGATCGTGGCCGTCATCTGTTGGGAATCTCAGAGCCTGACGATTTCTTTGCGGCAGTTGAGGCTGGTGCTGACACGTTTGACTGTGTGAATCCTTCCCGAGTAGCCCGTAACGCCGCGATCTATTCACCCGATGGCCGGTTCAACGTGACTCGCGCACAGTTCAAGCGCGACTTCGGCCCACTCGTGCCTGATTGCCAGTGCTACACGTGCACGCACTACTCACGCGCATACCTCCACCATGCGTTCAAGGCGAAGGAGATGATCTCCTCAACTCTCGCGACGATTCACAATGAGTACTTCACGATTCATCTTGTGGACCGGATCCGGGAGGCGATGGAGAACGGCACGTATGTGGCCTTCAAAGAGGAGACCTTGGGACGCTTCTACGCGGGCAATTGGGGACGTAAGGCGTAG
- a CDS encoding Cof-type HAD-IIB family hydrolase translates to MSKVVFLDVDGTLLDQYQQLPDSTRRALTAAQAAGNSLILCTGRSKHEIYPWLLSVGFIGFIGGNGAYAEVDGHVVQDERLSHPEIVEISSWLDDLGAGWLWQSPESLNPSQNFLERFVGRSADGGIQGDWSSFAEQIAPYVREGIPTTASKVTFTLPHSCGVTLDDAREHFLNRYTIVDGSIVNPDGLTGELSALGMSKAIGLTKVADFLKVSVHDTVAVGDSANDVEMLSVAGIGVAMGNATPAARAAADWSTTSIDEDGIYNAFRKLKLIP, encoded by the coding sequence GTGAGCAAAGTCGTTTTTCTTGATGTTGATGGAACCCTTCTCGATCAGTATCAGCAGCTGCCCGATTCAACTAGGCGGGCACTGACGGCCGCGCAGGCGGCGGGCAACTCTTTGATTCTCTGCACAGGCAGATCCAAGCATGAGATCTACCCTTGGTTGCTTTCGGTTGGCTTCATTGGCTTCATCGGCGGGAATGGCGCATACGCGGAAGTGGACGGCCATGTGGTTCAGGACGAACGCCTGAGCCACCCGGAGATTGTTGAGATCTCTTCATGGCTCGATGATCTGGGGGCTGGCTGGCTGTGGCAGTCTCCCGAATCCCTCAATCCATCGCAGAATTTCCTTGAACGTTTCGTTGGGAGATCTGCCGATGGCGGCATCCAGGGAGATTGGTCGTCCTTCGCGGAGCAGATTGCGCCATACGTGCGTGAAGGGATTCCGACGACGGCGTCAAAGGTCACTTTCACTCTCCCGCACAGTTGCGGAGTCACTCTTGATGACGCTCGCGAACACTTCTTAAACCGATACACAATCGTGGACGGATCGATCGTCAACCCAGATGGTCTGACAGGAGAGCTTTCCGCTCTGGGCATGAGCAAGGCGATCGGCTTGACCAAAGTGGCTGATTTCCTCAAGGTTTCGGTTCATGACACAGTGGCCGTGGGTGATTCGGCAAACGATGTGGAAATGCTCTCGGTCGCTGGAATCGGAGTTGCGATGGGGAATGCGACCCCTGCTGCTCGTGCGGCGGCAGACTGGTCTACCACCTCAATTGATGAGGACGGAATCTACAACGCATTCAGGAAGCTCAAGCTCATTCCATAG
- a CDS encoding efflux RND transporter permease subunit gives MHRLAHVSLRNRSFVALVCVVAAILGGISLSSMRQELIPQVELPAVSVVAISAGATAEQISDRIAVPIEQQVSTIAEVSSTTTNSSSSYAMITVELEYGTDLARATAKIEQAVDTASDTFPENTTTQVTSGGTSDIPLAMIGVTTSGDAASTADKVRTDVLPRLEKLDGVASAQLIGAPEQEVTISLDQEAMLANGVEASAIATALDNNGLSIPVGTVAHEGNTLDVTVGQSIDSIDGLKALPVAATNPVTGESGTVTLGDIADVAITAADSQMVSRIDGSAAVALIIYPTANANIIDTSRAVSAELDSVRDSLGDVSFTTIFDQAPFITTSINSLAEEGALGLVMAVVVILLFLMSLRSTIVTAISIPLSLLLAFIGMNVAGYSLNILTLSALTISIGRVVDDSIVVIENIKRHLEYGEAKRRAILMAVREVASAVTSSTIVTCLVFIPVGLVSGMTGELFKPFALTVVLAMAASLFTSLTIVPVLAYWFLRPSKEAREAADAISAVGTVADVLGTQREDDREARVAELITKRQAEAEAKEKRTWLRRSYRPVLRSSQRHPVITLCIAVAILVASGALIPLLKINLLGNTGQNMVSLSQQVPAGTSTDSMVERAATSEKALENVAGVESVATIIGGAGIGASSTSAISYTVTTDPDADQEAITDSLEDALQAVVPPEDSASALDSTSLSSSTIEINVVAGDDDALADANEKLLAALDGVEGAKSITSNLDAAQPAVQVTVNRDAVSAVGLTENDVVGLISAQMVSASIGTVTIDNTDLNIYIELADPVTSLDQLQNMTLMGQPIAAFATVEEVTVVPTVVTINGQQTATITVTPENTDDLGSVRSAVNGIVADTDLPAGASTTEAGAGEQISDTFSQLGLAMAAAILLIYVVLVWILKSLVQPVLLLVSIPFAAIGAFLALFATGTPLGISSLIGILMLIGIVVTNAIVLMDLINQYRRRGMPLDEAIDKGAQRRVRPIIMTALATIAAMAPMALGITGTAGFISQPLAITVIGGLVSSTLLTMVLLPVLYRLTQKKDLAEIETADRDE, from the coding sequence ATGCACAGACTCGCGCACGTCTCACTACGAAACCGTTCCTTCGTCGCACTCGTATGCGTCGTGGCTGCAATACTCGGTGGCATTTCGCTCTCATCCATGCGCCAGGAGCTGATCCCACAAGTTGAGCTTCCTGCGGTATCAGTGGTGGCGATTTCTGCAGGCGCAACGGCCGAACAGATCAGTGATCGCATAGCTGTTCCGATCGAGCAACAGGTGTCTACGATCGCTGAGGTCAGTAGTACGACCACTAATTCGTCGTCGTCGTACGCAATGATCACGGTGGAACTGGAGTACGGCACCGACTTGGCGCGCGCGACCGCCAAGATCGAACAGGCCGTCGATACTGCTTCGGATACCTTCCCTGAGAACACAACGACTCAGGTCACCTCCGGGGGAACCTCAGACATTCCGCTCGCGATGATCGGAGTTACCACCTCTGGGGACGCGGCCTCCACAGCTGACAAGGTGCGCACGGACGTGTTGCCGCGGCTCGAAAAGCTGGATGGAGTGGCGTCTGCTCAGCTTATCGGCGCACCCGAGCAAGAGGTCACCATCTCGCTTGACCAAGAAGCAATGCTTGCCAATGGGGTTGAAGCGTCTGCAATCGCAACCGCACTCGATAACAACGGGCTCTCGATTCCCGTTGGCACGGTTGCACATGAAGGCAACACGTTGGACGTCACGGTAGGTCAATCCATTGACTCAATCGACGGCCTGAAGGCTCTGCCCGTCGCCGCCACGAACCCTGTGACGGGAGAATCGGGGACCGTCACGTTAGGTGACATCGCCGACGTGGCAATTACTGCTGCGGACTCGCAGATGGTCTCACGTATTGATGGTTCAGCCGCTGTTGCGCTCATCATTTATCCCACGGCCAACGCGAACATCATCGACACCTCGAGGGCCGTAAGCGCGGAATTGGACTCCGTCAGGGATTCGCTCGGTGACGTCTCCTTCACGACGATCTTCGACCAAGCCCCATTCATCACCACCTCCATTAACTCGCTTGCTGAAGAAGGCGCGCTGGGCTTGGTCATGGCCGTGGTGGTGATCCTGCTCTTCCTCATGTCGCTGCGGTCCACCATCGTCACAGCGATCTCTATTCCGCTATCGCTGCTCCTAGCGTTCATTGGCATGAACGTGGCGGGCTACTCGCTCAACATCCTGACTCTCTCTGCCCTGACGATCTCAATCGGCCGAGTCGTGGACGATTCGATCGTGGTAATTGAGAACATCAAACGGCATTTGGAATACGGTGAAGCTAAACGCCGTGCCATCCTTATGGCCGTCCGTGAAGTGGCCTCCGCCGTGACGTCCTCGACCATTGTGACCTGCTTGGTGTTCATTCCCGTGGGACTGGTTTCGGGTATGACTGGCGAGCTGTTTAAGCCGTTTGCCTTGACTGTGGTACTGGCGATGGCGGCTTCGCTGTTTACTTCGCTCACCATCGTTCCTGTGCTCGCTTACTGGTTCCTGCGCCCATCAAAGGAAGCGCGGGAGGCTGCTGATGCCATTTCTGCAGTTGGTACGGTTGCCGATGTGCTCGGCACGCAACGTGAGGATGACCGCGAGGCTCGCGTCGCTGAACTCATCACAAAGCGCCAAGCGGAGGCCGAAGCCAAGGAAAAGAGAACGTGGCTGCGGCGTTCTTACCGCCCAGTGTTGCGAAGCTCGCAACGCCATCCTGTAATCACCCTGTGCATTGCCGTAGCGATACTGGTGGCCAGCGGAGCACTCATTCCGCTCTTGAAGATCAACCTGCTGGGCAACACCGGTCAGAATATGGTCTCCCTTTCGCAGCAGGTCCCTGCCGGTACCAGTACAGATTCGATGGTAGAGCGCGCTGCCACATCCGAGAAAGCGCTTGAGAACGTTGCTGGAGTGGAATCAGTAGCCACGATCATTGGTGGAGCGGGCATAGGTGCTTCCTCCACTTCGGCCATTTCGTACACCGTTACCACTGATCCAGACGCGGATCAGGAAGCGATCACGGACTCTCTTGAGGATGCACTTCAGGCGGTAGTGCCCCCGGAGGATTCGGCGTCGGCTTTGGATTCAACCTCGCTCTCATCTTCCACTATTGAGATCAACGTAGTTGCTGGCGACGACGACGCGTTGGCCGATGCCAATGAGAAGCTCCTGGCAGCGCTTGACGGCGTGGAAGGCGCTAAGTCGATCACCTCCAACCTTGATGCCGCGCAGCCTGCCGTTCAAGTTACTGTGAACCGAGATGCCGTAAGCGCTGTAGGACTCACAGAGAACGACGTCGTCGGCCTCATCTCTGCACAGATGGTTTCAGCTTCCATCGGAACGGTGACCATCGACAACACTGACCTGAACATTTATATCGAACTGGCCGATCCGGTCACTTCGCTGGACCAGTTGCAGAACATGACCCTCATGGGCCAGCCGATCGCGGCTTTTGCGACGGTTGAAGAGGTCACCGTGGTTCCGACGGTCGTGACTATCAACGGCCAACAGACTGCCACGATTACGGTTACACCGGAGAACACGGATGACCTCGGTTCTGTCCGCTCGGCAGTCAATGGCATTGTGGCGGATACCGACCTTCCCGCTGGAGCATCCACGACTGAAGCAGGTGCCGGCGAGCAGATTTCCGATACGTTCAGTCAGCTTGGCTTGGCTATGGCCGCTGCCATTCTGCTCATCTACGTGGTGTTGGTGTGGATCCTCAAGAGCTTGGTCCAGCCGGTGCTTCTGTTGGTTTCCATTCCGTTCGCGGCCATCGGAGCATTCCTTGCATTGTTCGCTACGGGCACTCCGCTAGGTATTTCCTCACTGATCGGCATCCTCATGCTCATCGGCATCGTTGTTACGAACGCCATTGTGCTCATGGATCTCATCAACCAATACAGGCGGCGTGGCATGCCTCTTGATGAAGCGATTGATAAGGGCGCTCAACGCCGCGTCCGTCCTATCATCATGACCGCGCTCGCGACCATCGCTGCGATGGCACCCATGGCGTTGGGAATCACGGGCACAGCCGGGTTCATCTCGCAGCCACTTGCCATTACGGTGATCGGTGGCCTCGTTTCTTCCACCCTCCTCACAATGGTCCTCCTGCCAGTGCTATATCGTCTGACTCAGAAGAAGGATCTAGCGGAGATCGAAACCGCAGATAGAGACGAATGA
- a CDS encoding TetR/AcrR family transcriptional regulator has product MPKISAPTVREHHEAVKARLVEATERLLREGGVKALSAGAVAEEVGIARNSIYRYVDSVEDLKMLAIERHIPEWASAISRSVDESASPEEKLVQFARASLQQSVSSSHSWFMELMSSAHAPNKHAPRATQRFSHGISPRESAQHGVDGIHGQVDTFIADQWAALDVPHQAVWAAYTRNLVFESFKISDQGGTADEVGDALAAAIHGLVSAARSQKAAEVS; this is encoded by the coding sequence ATGCCGAAGATATCAGCTCCAACGGTCCGTGAGCACCATGAGGCTGTCAAAGCCAGACTTGTGGAGGCTACTGAGCGCCTGCTACGCGAGGGAGGCGTCAAAGCTCTCAGCGCCGGAGCGGTAGCTGAGGAGGTAGGAATCGCCCGCAACTCGATCTATCGGTATGTGGATTCTGTGGAAGATCTCAAGATGCTGGCAATAGAACGTCACATCCCAGAATGGGCTTCGGCGATTTCTCGGAGCGTAGACGAATCGGCTTCTCCCGAGGAGAAGCTGGTGCAGTTCGCACGAGCTTCCCTGCAGCAGAGCGTTTCTTCATCTCACAGCTGGTTCATGGAGTTGATGAGCAGCGCTCATGCCCCCAACAAGCACGCACCGCGCGCCACACAACGCTTCAGCCATGGGATCTCTCCGAGGGAGTCCGCCCAGCATGGAGTGGATGGCATTCACGGTCAGGTAGATACTTTCATAGCCGACCAGTGGGCGGCACTGGACGTGCCACACCAGGCGGTGTGGGCGGCCTACACGCGCAACCTCGTGTTTGAGAGCTTCAAGATTTCGGATCAGGGTGGAACTGCTGATGAGGTGGGCGATGCGTTGGCTGCTGCCATTCACGGATTAGTCAGTGCCGCACGTTCGCAGAAGGCTGCCGAGGTTTCGTGA
- a CDS encoding diaminopimelate dehydrogenase gives MSNIRVAINGYGNLGQAVEKAVALNPDMEVVAIFTRRDPASLNAATEMVVPVDEMRDWVDKVDVCINCGGSATDLEVQTPEAAALFNVVDTFDTHARIPEHFQAVDSAARANSHLALISTGWDPGLFSINRLLGEAILPQGSTYTFWGPGLSQGHSDALRRIDGVVDAVQYTLPVTENEERILAGEQRDLSTREKHTRQCFVVAQEGADLKAITKEIVEMPNYFAGYTTSVTFVTQEELDRDHSGMPHGGTVIRLGQTSEGTKQIMSFKLALDSNPEFTGAVVAASARAVARMAIEGNRGAITFFDVPLGKLSPLDSGALRSKML, from the coding sequence GTGTCAAACATCCGCGTGGCAATCAATGGATATGGAAACCTCGGTCAGGCAGTTGAGAAAGCTGTTGCGCTGAACCCTGATATGGAGGTCGTTGCGATCTTCACGCGCCGCGACCCTGCGTCCTTGAATGCTGCCACGGAAATGGTAGTGCCAGTGGACGAGATGAGGGATTGGGTTGACAAGGTTGATGTCTGTATCAATTGTGGTGGATCTGCTACCGATCTCGAAGTTCAGACTCCCGAAGCTGCGGCGCTCTTCAACGTAGTTGACACATTTGATACACACGCCCGAATTCCTGAACATTTTCAGGCAGTGGATTCTGCTGCCCGTGCCAACAGTCACCTTGCGCTCATCTCCACGGGATGGGATCCAGGTTTGTTCTCAATTAATCGCCTGCTTGGCGAGGCAATCCTGCCGCAGGGCAGCACCTACACGTTCTGGGGTCCGGGACTCTCTCAAGGGCACTCGGACGCGTTGCGCCGAATTGATGGAGTTGTGGATGCTGTGCAATACACGCTCCCCGTAACCGAGAACGAGGAGCGGATTCTCGCTGGCGAGCAACGTGACTTGAGTACTCGGGAAAAGCACACCCGTCAGTGCTTCGTCGTAGCCCAAGAAGGTGCGGACCTCAAGGCGATCACCAAGGAGATCGTGGAAATGCCCAACTACTTTGCTGGCTACACTACGTCGGTCACATTCGTCACCCAGGAGGAGCTGGATCGCGACCACTCTGGAATGCCGCACGGCGGAACTGTGATTCGGCTTGGCCAGACATCGGAAGGCACAAAGCAAATCATGTCTTTCAAGCTGGCGCTGGACTCCAATCCAGAGTTCACAGGAGCTGTGGTGGCGGCATCTGCCAGAGCTGTTGCGCGGATGGCAATTGAAGGTAACCGTGGAGCAATCACGTTCTTTGACGTTCCACTGGGTAAGCTCTCGCCGCTTGATTCTGGAGCACTGCGCAGCAAAATGCTCTGA
- a CDS encoding NifB/NifX family molybdenum-iron cluster-binding protein, whose amino-acid sequence MIIAVPVTTDGQVDPRWGKAHNVAIAEVQDDRIVRWDEHEVGWDVLHDASTEGSHHARIVTFLKENAVQSVIINHCGAPMLNTMTKMNLVIATDAEGNAKDIVVGTAPLIREAFGGSTELEPSAGGGCGCGNCSCGQ is encoded by the coding sequence ATGATCATTGCAGTTCCCGTCACAACTGACGGTCAGGTAGACCCCCGCTGGGGAAAGGCGCATAACGTCGCTATCGCAGAAGTCCAGGACGATCGCATCGTTCGCTGGGATGAGCATGAAGTTGGTTGGGACGTGCTGCACGATGCAAGCACCGAAGGCTCGCATCACGCTCGGATCGTCACGTTCCTGAAAGAGAACGCGGTGCAGTCGGTCATTATCAACCACTGCGGCGCTCCCATGCTGAACACGATGACCAAGATGAACCTCGTCATCGCTACTGATGCAGAAGGCAACGCGAAGGACATCGTTGTTGGCACCGCTCCACTCATTCGCGAAGCTTTTGGCGGCTCCACTGAGCTCGAACCATCAGCCGGCGGAGGTTGTGGCTGCGGAAACTGTAGCTGCGGGCAGTAA
- a CDS encoding ABC transporter ATP-binding protein produces the protein MSTSPAPYSGSVDRALTGSGLVKDFGGVHALAGVDITIPAGQTLAIMGPSGSGKSTLLHCLSGILAPTAGDVSLRGSSVSGLNDATRSKLRLQNFGFVFQDGQLIPELSARENVAVPLMLRGSSRRKALAVSDRWLGKLGLLSERSRRPGEMSGGQAQRVAIARALAGEPAVIFADEPTGALDQATGHEVMQLLTTTARMTGSTLVVVTHDPQVAAWCGRLVEIRDGRIHADSAATATSGVDSSPHSNSSSQASFPAEPRGGAF, from the coding sequence ATGAGCACATCACCAGCACCCTACTCAGGATCCGTTGACCGCGCCCTTACAGGCTCTGGGCTCGTCAAGGACTTCGGAGGCGTCCACGCCCTCGCGGGCGTAGACATCACCATTCCGGCCGGCCAAACGTTGGCAATTATGGGACCGTCAGGATCAGGAAAGTCCACTCTTCTCCACTGCCTCTCAGGGATCCTCGCACCAACTGCAGGGGACGTCTCGTTGCGAGGAAGCAGCGTATCAGGCCTCAATGACGCCACTCGCTCGAAGCTTCGGCTTCAGAACTTTGGCTTCGTCTTCCAGGACGGCCAGTTGATTCCAGAGCTCTCTGCCCGCGAAAACGTAGCAGTGCCGCTCATGTTGCGGGGATCTTCTCGCCGCAAGGCACTCGCGGTATCTGACAGGTGGCTAGGCAAACTGGGTCTGCTCTCCGAACGGAGCCGGCGCCCCGGTGAAATGTCTGGCGGCCAAGCACAACGCGTTGCGATCGCCCGGGCACTCGCGGGAGAACCGGCCGTCATCTTTGCCGATGAACCCACAGGAGCACTCGATCAGGCCACCGGCCATGAAGTCATGCAGCTGCTCACCACCACCGCACGCATGACGGGATCTACGCTTGTCGTGGTTACCCACGATCCCCAAGTTGCCGCTTGGTGCGGTCGTTTGGTGGAGATCCGCGATGGTCGGATCCATGCTGATTCGGCTGCCACCGCGACTTCGGGAGTCGATTCCTCCCCCCATTCGAACAGCAGTTCACAAGCATCATTCCCAGCGGAACCACGCGGAGGTGCCTTCTGA
- a CDS encoding sensor histidine kinase, with the protein MAKGHGWRLGRRDRGEECRTPEAVASLTESRREIVAAFEIERRRIERDLHDGAQQYLVTASMSVGEADLLLDSVTEGHIDADVYREVKRLLAKAQDDSDAALRALRQTVAGIHPKVLSDIGLEAAVRDLASSSPMNVLVRVPIELPTMTEGVIAAGYFLVSEALTNVAKYAPDAGVSVLLAADDELRITVVDEGPGGASITPDHGLAGMKERLAAFGGSLDVISPLGGPTTVSGRIPLLLRNGEFGVAMSTERKSA; encoded by the coding sequence ATGGCAAAAGGACATGGCTGGAGGTTGGGCAGGAGAGACCGAGGTGAGGAGTGCCGAACCCCGGAGGCGGTTGCCTCCCTTACTGAGTCTCGGCGCGAAATCGTGGCCGCGTTTGAGATTGAGCGGCGTCGCATTGAGCGGGACCTCCACGACGGCGCGCAACAGTACCTTGTGACGGCATCCATGAGTGTTGGTGAAGCGGACCTTCTGCTTGATTCGGTCACAGAGGGGCACATAGATGCTGATGTGTATCGTGAGGTTAAGCGCCTGCTGGCAAAAGCTCAAGACGATTCGGATGCAGCACTTCGGGCATTGCGCCAAACGGTGGCTGGGATCCACCCGAAGGTGCTTTCAGACATCGGGCTGGAAGCAGCTGTGCGTGACCTTGCTTCATCTAGCCCAATGAACGTACTGGTCAGAGTGCCCATTGAGCTTCCCACTATGACGGAGGGCGTCATTGCCGCCGGGTACTTCCTCGTCTCTGAAGCTCTCACGAATGTTGCCAAATACGCTCCTGATGCTGGTGTCTCCGTTCTCTTGGCGGCCGACGACGAACTACGGATCACGGTTGTCGACGAAGGTCCAGGTGGAGCTTCCATTACTCCTGATCACGGATTGGCTGGTATGAAGGAGAGGCTTGCGGCATTCGGAGGTTCGCTTGATGTGATTAGTCCACTCGGCGGTCCAACTACAGTGAGTGGCAGGATACCGTTGCTTCTGCGCAACGGAGAGTTCGGCGTGGCTATGTCCACGGAAAGGAAGAGCGCGTGA
- a CDS encoding response regulator transcription factor, which produces MKLIVADDSALFREGLVGLLERQGHEIVAQASSAPELVALAINAMPDVVVTDVRMPPEMTDDGLRAAVELRQESPEIGIMVLSQYVAPAYASKLFEPAAPHDGVGGLGYLLKDRVARVADFIRSLQVVAAGGIVVDPEVAASLVHGRKSKLDPLTPRETEVLELMAQGLSNQQICEKLFLSVAAVSKHVASVFAKLGMSPDEDNRRVRAVLAYLTEVEAR; this is translated from the coding sequence GTGAAACTCATTGTGGCTGACGATTCGGCACTCTTCCGTGAAGGGCTAGTTGGTCTGCTTGAACGGCAGGGACATGAGATTGTGGCACAGGCGTCCAGTGCCCCCGAACTGGTGGCGCTCGCGATCAACGCGATGCCTGATGTTGTGGTGACGGACGTGCGGATGCCTCCCGAGATGACCGACGATGGCCTGCGCGCCGCCGTCGAACTTCGTCAGGAATCTCCAGAAATAGGCATCATGGTGTTATCCCAATACGTCGCTCCAGCCTATGCGAGCAAGCTTTTTGAACCGGCAGCCCCACACGATGGAGTTGGCGGGCTTGGGTATTTGCTCAAGGACCGCGTGGCACGCGTTGCAGATTTCATTCGCTCACTTCAGGTGGTGGCAGCCGGTGGAATCGTGGTGGATCCAGAGGTTGCTGCGTCACTTGTGCACGGCAGGAAGTCCAAGCTTGACCCGTTGACGCCACGCGAGACAGAGGTTCTCGAACTCATGGCTCAGGGCCTGTCCAATCAACAGATCTGTGAGAAGCTTTTTCTTTCCGTGGCGGCTGTGTCCAAACATGTGGCAAGCGTCTTCGCGAAGCTTGGCATGTCTCCTGACGAGGACAATCGCCGAGTTCGGGCGGTATTGGCATACCTGACGGAAGTGGAAGCCAGGTGA